Genomic DNA from Microbacterium neungamense:
CGGCGCCTCGATGAAGGCGCAGCGCGAGGGCATCCGCGGATCGGCCCGCTCCGGCGGGTGGCTGTTCCTGCGCACGGTGAGCCTGCGCGTCGCCCTGCTCGCCACGGTCGGCGTCGCCACCGGGATCGGCACGGAGGAGCTCGCCGGCTGGCAGATCGTGTTCACGATCTTCTCGACCGCCGCGTTCGCGCTCGACGCGCTCGCGATCGCGGCGCAGGCGCTGATCGGCAAGGGCCTCGGCGCCGGAGACGACGAGCAGGTGCGCCGGGTGCTGCGCCGCACCGTCGCGTGGGGCGCCTGGTTCGGCGTGATCGTCGGAGGACTCATCGCGGCCCTGTCCGGTGTGCTCGGCGTCGTCTTCACCGGGGATGCCGGCGTCGCCGCCCTCGTGCAGCCGGCGTTCCTCGTCCTCGCCATCGCGCAGCCGATCGCCGGCATCGTCTTCGTGCTGGACGGCGTACTGATGGGCGCGAACGACGCGCGCTATCTCGCGGTCGCAGGCGTGATCAACCTGGTCCCGCTGCTGCCGGCGCTGTGGATCATCTCGGCGACGGGCGTGGACGGCGCCGCGGGACTGATCTGGCTCGCCGTGTCGTTCTTCGGGCTCTACCTCCTCGCCCGGCTCGGCACGCTCGGCTGGCGCGTGCGCACCGACCGGTGGATGCGGATCGGGGCCTGATCCTGCACAGCCCCGGCGTCAGCGCGACCTCTCCCCAGCGGCCGGTGTCCGGGGTTCACCCGCACGGGCGACCCTGGCATTGTCGAAGGACCCGGACGACAATGGAGGAATGCTGAGCATGACAGAACCCCAGGTGTGGACGCTGATCGGCGTCTTCGCGGCCGGGCTGTTCGGCATGCTCACCCTGATGTCGACGATGTTCGTCCGGATCATCCGGGCGGAGATGAGCGGTCTCGCAGCGGAGATCAAGGCGATCCATCACCGTCTCGACCGCATCGACGCCGATGTCAACGCGCTGATGCGTCACGCATTCGGCGTCGACCGCGGCTGACCGGGTCAGGCCACGGCCGCAGCATCCGTTCTGGCATAGGGCGATGTGACCGCGCCCTGCTTCTCAGGCGTACCGCCGGCACCACTCGTACATGACGACGGCCGCCGCCGCGCTCGCGTTGATCGAACGGGTGGAGCCGTACTGCGTGATCTCGACATGGGCGGATGCCGCCGCGAGCGCCTCCGGCGACAGGCCGGGGCCCTCCTGCCCGAACAGCAGCACGCAGCGCTCCGGCAGGTCCACACGCTCGACCGGCACCGCCTCTCCCACGTTGTCCACCGCGACGATCGGGATGCCCTCGTCCCGCGCCCAGGCCGCGAAGGATGCCACGTCCTCGTGGTGCACGACGTGCTGGTAGCGGTCGGTCACCATCGCGCCGCGCCGGTTCCAGCGCCGGCGGCCGATGATGTGCACGGTGTCGGCGAGGAAGGCGTTCGCGCTGCGCACGATCGACCCGATGTTCATGTCGTGCTGCCAGTTCTCGATGGCGACGTGGAACGGATGCCGCCGGCTGTCGAGATCCGCGACGATGGCCTCCATCCGCCAATAGCGGTAGCGGTCGATCACGTTCCGGGTGTCGCCGTGCGCGAGCAGCTCCGGGTCGTATCGGTCGCCCTCCGGCCACGGCCCCTGCCACGGGCCGAGCCCGTGTGTGGAGCGCTCGGGGGTCTGCTCAGCCATCCCGACCAGCGTAGCCCGCCCCGCCGCCCACCCCGCCGGCATGCCGGGCGCGCCCGCACGGGCACCTTTCGGGGCACCGAAAAATCCGCCTACAATTTCGGTATGCCGAAAACTCTCCGCCGCGCCGGCGTCGCCCTCCTCCTCGCCGCGTCCCTCACCGGGCCGCTGGCGTCGTGCGCGCCCGCGTCGGGCGACGGCGCCCCGGCCGGGGAGGACGCCGACCGCCCGGTCGTGCTCACCACGTTCACCGTCCTCGCCGACATCGCCGCCAACGTCGCGGGCGATCACCTCGCCGTGGAGTCGATCACGAAGCCGGGCGCCGAGATCCACGGCTACGAGCCCACCCCGAGGGACATCGCGAAGGCATCCGAGGCCGACCTCATCCTCGACAACGGGCTCAACCTCGAGGCGTGGTTCGCGCAGTTCGTGGAGTCGGTCGACGTGCCGCACGTCGTCGTCTCCGAGGGCGTCGAGCCGATCGACATCTCCGAGGACGCGTACGCCGGCAAGCCCAACCCGCACGCGTGGATGAGCCCGCTGAACGTGCAGATCTATGTCGACAACATGGTCGAGGCCTTCAGCGATCTCGATCCGGCGCACGCCGACCACTTCGCCCGCAACGGCGAGGGCTACAAGGCCGAGCTTCAGGCCGTGCAGGACGAGCTGGTGGCGGAGCTGGCCGCCCTGCCCGAGCATCAGCGCGCGCTGGTCACCTGCGAGGGCGCCTTCTCGTACCTGGCCCGCGACGCCGGCCTCACCGAGGCGTACATCTGGCCGGTGAACGCAGAGCAGCAGGCCACCCCGCAGCAGATCACCCGGGCGATCGCGTTCGTCACCGAGAACGACGTGCCGGCGGTGTTCTGCGAGTCGACCGTCTCCGACAAGCCGATGCGCCAGGTGGTGGAGGCGACCGGGGCCTCGTTCGGGGGCATCCTGTACGTCGACTCGCTGTCCGAGGCGGACGGGCCGGTGCCCACCTACCTCGACCTGATCCGGCACGACGCGGAGACCATCGTCGCCGCCCTCACCGGGGGCGGATCATGAGCGGCCCGCACCCGGCGATCGAGGTCGACGGCGTCGGCGTCCGCTACGGCGAGGTCGTCGCGCTCGAGGACGTGTCGCTGCGCGTCCCGTTCGGCAGCGTGACGGCGCTGGTCGGCATGAACGGCTCCGGGAA
This window encodes:
- a CDS encoding MATE family efflux transporter; the encoded protein is MPAPTLNREILRLAVPAFGALVAEPAFLIVDAALVGHLGTIPLAGLGIASAVLQTIVGLMIFLAYSTTPAVARRFGAGDHADAVSIGIDGMWLALGLGALLAASGAIATPWMVSLFGATDAVSAEAQTYLVISMWGLPAMLIVFAATGLLRGMQDTMTPLWIAGLGFGANALLNALFIYGFGWGIAGSAFGTVTAQWGMVAAYVVVVRRLALRHGASMKAQREGIRGSARSGGWLFLRTVSLRVALLATVGVATGIGTEELAGWQIVFTIFSTAAFALDALAIAAQALIGKGLGAGDDEQVRRVLRRTVAWGAWFGVIVGGLIAALSGVLGVVFTGDAGVAALVQPAFLVLAIAQPIAGIVFVLDGVLMGANDARYLAVAGVINLVPLLPALWIISATGVDGAAGLIWLAVSFFGLYLLARLGTLGWRVRTDRWMRIGA
- a CDS encoding metal ABC transporter substrate-binding protein, producing the protein MPKTLRRAGVALLLAASLTGPLASCAPASGDGAPAGEDADRPVVLTTFTVLADIAANVAGDHLAVESITKPGAEIHGYEPTPRDIAKASEADLILDNGLNLEAWFAQFVESVDVPHVVVSEGVEPIDISEDAYAGKPNPHAWMSPLNVQIYVDNMVEAFSDLDPAHADHFARNGEGYKAELQAVQDELVAELAALPEHQRALVTCEGAFSYLARDAGLTEAYIWPVNAEQQATPQQITRAIAFVTENDVPAVFCESTVSDKPMRQVVEATGASFGGILYVDSLSEADGPVPTYLDLIRHDAETIVAALTGGGS
- a CDS encoding TrmH family RNA methyltransferase, which encodes MAEQTPERSTHGLGPWQGPWPEGDRYDPELLAHGDTRNVIDRYRYWRMEAIVADLDSRRHPFHVAIENWQHDMNIGSIVRSANAFLADTVHIIGRRRWNRRGAMVTDRYQHVVHHEDVASFAAWARDEGIPIVAVDNVGEAVPVERVDLPERCVLLFGQEGPGLSPEALAAASAHVEITQYGSTRSINASAAAAVVMYEWCRRYA